A single Dunckerocampus dactyliophorus isolate RoL2022-P2 chromosome 2, RoL_Ddac_1.1, whole genome shotgun sequence DNA region contains:
- the epdr1 gene encoding mammalian ependymin-related protein 1: protein MQGLVVLLVTAVGSFVLGLTPLEASPAVVPCLAPLQWEGRWVMYDHGTGRNNRAAVSYDGQNQRLRVLQQHKKHTPCQRYFEYIYLYDSMVMFQIDQKTKECSKVALTEAWDPFDIPDNSTFEDQYIIGGPGDNVEVQEWSDRKPARRHETWVGVYTLKDCYPVQETYVKNSSVTTSTRFFNLQLGISDPNVFTPPSTCQSARPLAMTESRC, encoded by the exons ATGCAAGGATTAGTTGTCTTACTAGTGACTGCTGTGGGCTCCTTCGTGCTCGGCCTGACGCCACTGGAAGCCTCCCCGGCTGTTGTACCATGCCTCGCCCCGCTGCAGTGGGAGGGGAGGTGGGTGATGTACGACCACGGAACCGGGAGGAACAACCGGGCCGCGGTGTCCTACGACGGCCAGAACCAGAGACTCCGCGTCCTGCAGCAGCACAAGAAACACACACCATGTCAGAG gTACTTTGAGTACATCTACTTGTACGACAGCATGGTGATGTTTCAGATCGACCAGAAGACTAAAGAATGTTCCAAGGTAGCTCTGACCGAGGCCTGGGACCCCTTCGACATTCCTGACAACTCCACCTTCGAGGACCAGTACATCATCGGTGGTCCCGGGGACAACGTGGAGGTCCAGGAGTGGTCTGACAGGAAGCCAGCACGCAGAC ATGAGACATGGGTGGGTGTGTACACGCTGAAGGACTGCTACCCGGTGCAGGAGACCTACGTCAAGAACAGCAGCGTCACCACTTCCACTCGCTTCTTCAACCTCCAGCTGGGCATCAGCGACCCAAACGTCTTCACCCCTCCTAGCACCTGCCAGTCGGCCCGACCCCTCGCCATGACAGAGTCCCGCTGCTGA